Proteins co-encoded in one Streptomyces sp. NBC_01283 genomic window:
- a CDS encoding cytochrome P450: MSTAQQVPDILSPEFAENPYPAYRVMRESAPLFWHEATRSWIISRYTDVERVFKDKGSQFTTDNYDWQIEPVHGKTILQLSGREHSVRRALVAPAFRGSDLQEKFLPVIERNSRELIDTFRHTGSVDLVEGYATRFPVNVIADMLGLDKSDHARFHGWYTTVIAFLGNLAGDAEVAAAGERTRVEFAEYMIPIIRERRDNLGDDLLSTLCAAEVDGVRMSDEDIKAFCSLLLAAGGETTDKAIASIFANLLMHPEQLEAVRQDRTLIARAFAETLRYTPPVHMIMRQSATDVEVSGGTIPAGATVTCLIGSANRDEERYREPDRFDIFRDDLTTTTAFSAAADHLSFALGRHFCVGALLAKAEVEIGVSQLLDAMPDVRLAEGFDPVEQGVFTRGPQSLPVVFTPATA; this comes from the coding sequence ATGTCCACCGCGCAGCAGGTCCCCGACATCCTCTCGCCCGAGTTCGCCGAGAACCCGTACCCGGCCTATCGAGTGATGCGGGAGAGCGCGCCGCTGTTCTGGCACGAGGCGACGCGGAGCTGGATCATCTCCCGGTACACGGATGTCGAGCGCGTATTCAAGGACAAGGGCTCGCAGTTCACCACCGACAACTACGACTGGCAGATCGAGCCCGTCCACGGCAAGACGATCCTCCAGCTCAGCGGCAGGGAACACTCCGTGCGGCGCGCGCTCGTCGCACCCGCGTTCCGCGGCAGCGACCTGCAGGAGAAGTTCCTGCCCGTCATAGAACGCAACTCCCGCGAACTCATCGACACCTTCCGGCACACCGGCAGCGTGGACCTGGTGGAGGGCTACGCCACCCGCTTCCCGGTCAACGTGATCGCCGACATGCTCGGCCTGGACAAGTCCGACCACGCGCGCTTCCACGGCTGGTACACCACCGTCATCGCCTTCCTCGGCAACCTCGCGGGCGACGCCGAGGTCGCGGCGGCCGGTGAGCGCACCCGGGTGGAGTTCGCCGAGTACATGATCCCGATCATCCGGGAGCGCCGCGACAACCTCGGGGACGACCTGCTCTCCACGCTGTGCGCCGCCGAGGTGGACGGCGTCCGCATGAGTGACGAGGACATCAAGGCCTTCTGCAGCCTGCTGCTCGCGGCGGGCGGCGAGACCACCGACAAGGCCATCGCCAGCATCTTCGCCAACCTCCTGATGCACCCCGAGCAGCTCGAGGCCGTCCGGCAGGACCGCACCCTGATCGCCCGCGCCTTCGCCGAGACACTGCGGTACACGCCGCCCGTGCACATGATCATGCGGCAGTCGGCGACCGACGTGGAGGTCAGCGGCGGCACCATCCCCGCCGGGGCCACCGTCACCTGCCTCATCGGCTCGGCCAACCGTGACGAGGAGCGCTACCGCGAGCCGGACCGCTTCGACATCTTCCGGGACGACCTGACCACGACGACGGCGTTCTCCGCCGCCGCCGACCACCTCTCCTTCGCCCTCGGCAGGCACTTCTGCGTGGGCGCGCTGCTTGCCAAGGCCGAGGTGGAGATCGGCGTCAGCCAACTCCTCGACGCGATGCCGGACGTACGGCTCGCCGAGGGCTTCGACCCCGTCGAGCAAGGCGTGTTCACCCGCGGACCGCAGTCGCTGCCGGTGGTCTTCACCCCTGCCACCGCCTGA
- a CDS encoding cytochrome P450: MTEPSPFEQSPPPGCPAHAGTGAVRLGGLEYQQSPSQLYRSLRREHGAVAPVLLDGDVPAWLVLGYSEVSYVTGHDELFARDSRRWNQWENIPADWPLMPFVGYQPSVLFTEGAEHQRRAGVITEALEGVDQFELARDSGRIADRLIAEFAGSGQAELMDSYAHALPMRAAVQMCGMPDASTDTQQLVDDLRISLDAHEGDDPVAAYTRVGERIQLLVKEKREKPGADVTSRMLRHPAGLTDEEIVQDLISIIAAAQQPTANWICNTLRLMLTDERFALNVSGGRLSVGEALNEVLWLDTPTQNFIGRWAVRDTQLGGRQIRAGDCLVLGLAAANTDPQIWPESHVGPENSAHLSFSHGEHRCPYPAPLLADVIARTAVETLLERLPDLVLAVEPHELTWRPSIWMRGLASLPVQFTPVAH; the protein is encoded by the coding sequence GTGACCGAGCCCTCCCCCTTCGAGCAGAGCCCGCCGCCCGGGTGCCCGGCCCACGCGGGTACGGGCGCGGTGCGCCTGGGCGGTCTGGAGTACCAGCAGTCGCCTTCGCAGCTCTACCGCAGCCTGCGCCGGGAGCACGGCGCGGTCGCTCCGGTGCTCCTCGACGGTGACGTGCCCGCGTGGCTGGTGCTCGGCTACTCCGAGGTCAGCTATGTGACCGGCCACGACGAGCTGTTCGCCCGTGACTCGCGCCGCTGGAACCAGTGGGAGAACATTCCCGCCGACTGGCCGCTGATGCCGTTCGTCGGCTACCAGCCGTCGGTCCTGTTCACCGAGGGCGCGGAGCACCAGCGGCGGGCCGGTGTGATCACCGAAGCGCTTGAGGGGGTCGACCAGTTCGAGCTCGCCCGGGACAGCGGCCGGATCGCGGACCGGCTGATCGCCGAGTTCGCCGGCAGCGGCCAGGCCGAGCTGATGGACTCGTACGCCCATGCGCTGCCCATGCGCGCCGCGGTGCAGATGTGCGGCATGCCGGACGCGAGCACGGACACGCAGCAGCTCGTGGACGACCTGCGGATCTCGCTCGACGCGCACGAGGGCGACGACCCCGTGGCGGCGTACACGCGCGTCGGTGAGCGCATCCAGCTCCTGGTCAAGGAGAAGCGGGAGAAGCCCGGCGCGGACGTCACCTCGCGGATGCTGCGGCACCCGGCGGGTCTCACCGACGAGGAGATCGTCCAGGACCTGATCTCCATCATCGCGGCGGCGCAGCAGCCGACGGCCAACTGGATCTGCAACACGCTGCGGTTGATGCTGACCGACGAGCGGTTCGCCCTGAACGTGTCCGGCGGGCGGCTGAGCGTGGGCGAGGCGCTCAACGAGGTGCTGTGGCTCGACACCCCGACCCAGAACTTCATCGGCCGCTGGGCGGTGCGCGACACCCAGCTCGGCGGTCGGCAGATCCGGGCGGGCGACTGCCTGGTGCTCGGCCTCGCGGCGGCCAACACCGACCCGCAGATCTGGCCCGAGTCGCACGTCGGCCCGGAGAACTCCGCGCATCTCTCCTTCAGCCACGGCGAGCACCGCTGCCCCTACCCGGCTCCGCTGCTCGCCGATGTCATCGCGAGGACGGCGGTCGAGACGCTCCTGGAGCGGCTGCCCGACCTCGTCCTCGCGGTGGAGCCGCACGAGCTGACCTGGCGCCCGTCCATCTGGATGCGCGGTCTGGCCTCGCTGCCGGTGCAGTTCACGCCCGTGGCGCACTGA
- a CDS encoding ATP/GTP-binding protein: protein MGSATSELPSRTPLSDTAETGLKIVVVGGFGVGKTTLVRSVSEIRPLNTEEVMTQAGIGVDETSDVAAKTTTTVAFDFGRISLNERVVLYLFGAPGQERFWFLWDRLFSGTLGAVVLVDTRRMDDSWYAIDRLEHHKTPFVVAVNRFDDDTATHSLEEIRQALALPGHVPLIDCDARVRSSGKDVLITLVDHLYALAMAQEMTP, encoded by the coding sequence ATGGGCTCCGCAACATCTGAGCTGCCCTCCCGTACGCCCCTGTCCGACACGGCCGAGACCGGCCTGAAGATCGTCGTCGTGGGCGGCTTCGGCGTCGGCAAGACCACGCTCGTCCGGTCGGTCAGCGAGATCCGTCCGCTGAACACCGAAGAGGTGATGACGCAGGCCGGCATAGGCGTCGACGAGACGTCCGACGTGGCCGCCAAGACCACGACGACGGTAGCGTTCGACTTCGGCCGGATCAGCCTCAACGAACGCGTGGTGCTGTATCTGTTCGGCGCTCCCGGGCAGGAGCGCTTCTGGTTCCTGTGGGACCGGCTCTTCTCCGGCACGCTCGGCGCGGTCGTCCTGGTCGACACGCGGCGCATGGACGATTCCTGGTACGCCATCGACCGTCTGGAGCACCACAAGACGCCGTTCGTGGTGGCCGTCAACCGGTTCGACGACGACACCGCCACGCACTCCCTGGAGGAGATCCGCCAGGCCCTCGCCCTGCCCGGCCATGTGCCGCTGATCGACTGCGACGCACGGGTGAGGTCGTCGGGCAAGGACGTCCTGATCACCCTCGTGGACCACCTCTACGCACTGGCCATGGCCCAGGAGATGACACCGTGA
- a CDS encoding DUF742 domain-containing protein produces the protein MTPRRPVDIGDPDRLYTVTGGRSRADDDSFDLVTLVVSECEPTAGMQSEHVRILELCRHPTAVVEIAAEMKLPITVVRILLGDLLAMGRITARHPRAAGSAAAIPDSALLKEVLHGLRNI, from the coding sequence GTGACGCCGCGCAGGCCCGTGGACATCGGTGATCCGGACCGGCTGTACACGGTCACCGGTGGCCGCAGCCGCGCCGACGACGATTCGTTCGACCTGGTGACTCTGGTGGTGAGCGAGTGCGAGCCCACTGCCGGGATGCAGTCGGAGCACGTACGGATCCTCGAACTGTGCCGGCATCCGACGGCCGTGGTGGAGATCGCCGCGGAGATGAAGCTGCCGATCACGGTGGTGCGGATCCTGCTCGGTGACCTGCTCGCGATGGGCCGGATCACCGCCCGCCATCCCCGCGCGGCCGGCTCGGCCGCCGCGATCCCCGATTCCGCCCTTCTCAAGGAGGTGCTCCATGGGCTCCGCAACATCTGA
- a CDS encoding roadblock/LC7 domain-containing protein, producing MQTTDNSLTWLLQSLLKRTPGTRHALVLSRDGLKLCWSEHLTLDQADQLAAICSGIQALAQGASMEFGDGTGGVRHSMTEFHGGLLFIVEAGLGAHLAVVAEENADPGVVGHQMTELVEQIGEHLRAEPRAQTEGSGSS from the coding sequence ATGCAGACCACTGACAACAGCCTGACCTGGCTCCTGCAGAGCCTCCTGAAGCGCACCCCCGGTACACGGCACGCCCTGGTGCTCTCCCGGGACGGCCTGAAGCTGTGCTGGAGCGAGCATCTGACGCTCGACCAGGCTGACCAGCTGGCGGCGATCTGCTCCGGCATCCAGGCGCTCGCCCAGGGCGCTTCCATGGAGTTCGGCGACGGTACCGGTGGCGTCCGGCACTCCATGACCGAGTTCCACGGCGGGCTGCTCTTCATCGTCGAGGCCGGACTCGGGGCGCACCTCGCGGTCGTGGCCGAGGAGAACGCCGATCCCGGGGTGGTGGGCCATCAGATGACGGAACTGGTCGAGCAGATCGGGGAGCACCTGCGCGCCGAACCGCGCGCCCAGACCGAAGGCAGCGGCTCCTCGTGA
- a CDS encoding sensor histidine kinase, with protein sequence MPVPAPPSPHRIAKARRPASALPVVVLVVTAAVGAVAGVMAPDNARVWTVASVLAGWLCLAIALVSSSLLVKRVRGAAAADHAEAGSLKAQLARQGAESAHLVNVTLPTVVKRLRDGASASETLAQTAPPSDPQLRQVVQVFATVVEETVRHAADIEARRDHAQGQLAQAAEELDHLTAVTLPTAIERLREGSSADTVLAGLDWPRNPLLRVPAESFVRELAYSERRAAAAQAASAKALSRVQAKSVSMLADLRDMQERHGVEVFGDLLRLDHGTSQLGLMTDRLALLMGGRSSRAWNKPIVMESILRGAVGRISAYQRVRLHCSSTVAIAGFAAEGVMHVLAELMDNAANFSPPIDEVHVYVEERSAGIVVTIEDSGLKMADAAMRRAEESVSGHVTDLASLQGTRLGLAVVGRLAAKYGMSVNFRPSSRGGTGVVVLLPPQLLAQQRDPAPQQLAPRSVEPAPAPAPAVPAPAPAPTEIPAAREHPVAPVLPPAAAQEQPRPEHARPAASTTNGLPVRAPGRTMAEAEREREQRRAASDAAAGSGALSGDAGLPPRDAGSRFGAFHRGRRGAGEVPGSPAAPESPADSGPPPAE encoded by the coding sequence ATGCCCGTGCCTGCTCCTCCCAGCCCGCACCGAATAGCGAAGGCGCGTCGGCCCGCTTCGGCCCTGCCCGTGGTCGTGCTGGTGGTGACCGCCGCGGTCGGTGCCGTCGCGGGCGTCATGGCACCGGACAACGCCCGGGTCTGGACGGTGGCTTCGGTCCTGGCCGGCTGGCTGTGTCTGGCGATCGCGCTCGTGAGCAGTTCCCTGCTCGTCAAGCGGGTCCGCGGGGCCGCCGCCGCGGACCATGCCGAGGCCGGCTCCCTCAAGGCTCAGCTCGCGCGCCAGGGTGCCGAGTCCGCGCACCTGGTGAACGTCACGCTGCCGACCGTGGTGAAACGATTGCGCGACGGGGCGAGCGCCAGTGAGACCTTGGCGCAGACGGCTCCGCCGTCGGATCCGCAACTGCGTCAGGTCGTCCAGGTGTTCGCCACCGTGGTGGAGGAGACCGTGCGGCACGCGGCCGACATCGAGGCGCGCCGCGACCACGCCCAGGGGCAACTCGCCCAGGCCGCCGAGGAGTTGGACCACCTGACGGCGGTGACCCTGCCCACCGCGATCGAGCGGCTGCGCGAGGGCTCCTCCGCGGACACGGTCCTCGCCGGACTCGATTGGCCGCGCAACCCCCTGCTGCGGGTTCCCGCCGAGTCGTTCGTACGGGAGCTCGCCTACAGCGAGCGGCGTGCCGCGGCGGCGCAGGCGGCCTCCGCGAAGGCCCTGAGCCGCGTGCAGGCCAAGTCGGTGAGCATGCTCGCCGATCTGCGGGACATGCAGGAGCGGCACGGCGTCGAGGTCTTCGGCGATCTGCTGCGCCTCGACCACGGCACCTCCCAGCTGGGTCTCATGACCGACCGCCTCGCCCTGCTGATGGGCGGCCGTTCCAGCCGCGCATGGAACAAGCCGATCGTCATGGAGAGCATCCTGCGGGGTGCGGTGGGCCGGATCTCCGCGTATCAGCGGGTGCGGCTGCACTGCTCTTCGACCGTGGCGATCGCCGGGTTCGCCGCGGAGGGCGTCATGCACGTCCTCGCCGAACTCATGGACAACGCGGCGAACTTCTCCCCGCCCATCGACGAGGTGCACGTCTATGTGGAGGAGCGCAGCGCCGGGATCGTCGTGACGATCGAGGACAGCGGTCTGAAGATGGCCGACGCGGCGATGCGCCGTGCGGAGGAGTCGGTCTCCGGGCACGTCACGGACCTGGCCTCGCTGCAGGGCACGCGCCTCGGTCTCGCGGTGGTCGGGCGCCTCGCCGCCAAGTACGGCATGAGCGTCAACTTCCGTCCTTCCTCACGCGGCGGCACGGGCGTCGTGGTGCTGCTGCCCCCGCAGCTCCTGGCCCAGCAGCGGGACCCCGCTCCCCAGCAGCTCGCCCCCCGCAGTGTCGAACCGGCGCCCGCGCCCGCTCCGGCGGTGCCCGCACCGGCGCCGGCACCCACGGAGATCCCCGCCGCTCGGGAGCACCCTGTCGCCCCCGTGCTGCCCCCGGCCGCCGCACAGGAGCAGCCCCGCCCCGAGCACGCCCGCCCCGCGGCGTCCACGACGAACGGCCTGCCCGTGCGCGCCCCCGGCCGCACCATGGCCGAGGCGGAGCGTGAGCGCGAGCAGCGCAGGGCGGCGTCCGACGCCGCGGCCGGGTCCGGTGCGCTCTCCGGTGACGCGGGGCTGCCGCCGCGTGACGCCGGTTCGCGTTTCGGAGCCTTCCACCGGGGGCGGCGGGGTGCGGGCGAGGTGCCCGGCTCCCCCGCGGCACCCGAGTCCCCCGCCGATTCCGGGCCGCCGCCCGCCGAGTAG
- a CDS encoding VOC family protein produces MGVKKTAVLVLDCAKPEELAEFYAGLLGGTSRMGNDPDFVEVSDGEGICVAIHRDYGYAPPSWPRPDDSQQAHLRILVDRGDMDEAEREAIGLGARPVDTKDNSGPRDTRTYSDPAGHSFILAVSAEPRAAR; encoded by the coding sequence ATGGGTGTGAAGAAGACCGCCGTCCTCGTCCTGGACTGTGCGAAACCGGAGGAGCTCGCGGAGTTCTACGCGGGACTGCTCGGAGGCACGTCCCGCATGGGCAACGACCCCGACTTCGTCGAGGTGTCCGACGGGGAGGGCATCTGCGTGGCCATCCACCGCGACTACGGCTACGCGCCGCCGAGCTGGCCGCGCCCCGATGACTCGCAGCAGGCGCACCTCAGGATCCTGGTGGACCGCGGCGACATGGACGAGGCGGAGCGCGAGGCCATCGGCCTGGGCGCCCGGCCCGTGGACACCAAGGACAACTCCGGGCCCCGGGACACCCGGACCTACAGCGACCCGGCAGGCCACTCGTTCATCCTCGCCGTGTCCGCCGAGCCGAGGGCAGCCCGCTGA
- a CDS encoding MFS transporter yields the protein MTAVAGVAHSAWRYRWAVLGIATFTQAAAGFFVQGIGALGIHLQRDLHLSTAQLGLLVSAAQLVPLVGLLVAGELLDRCDERWVVGAGAAVVGAALLAGSAAPGYGSLLLVLLLVGAGYSTVQPGGSKSVASWFDASQRGLAMGIRQAGLPLGAALASAALPFVAGAFGWRATLVTGGVVALLGAGVFMGFYRRPPVPAAPRGHRPRASLRAELGARLRMLREPAMVRIMLSGSSLISVQCGVGILTVLHLHERASVGAGPAALVLVAVQGAGVVGRVALAAWSDRGGSGRYGSLVLCMAAVLAGMAVLMTPPGRSPAVACCTLVWLGFFGFGWYGPWVAHVSESAPPDRTGFALGLAMSVNQIAIVVMPPVLGLLKDLTGSFVPVWGLLSAMTAVALAVSARVRPGNRPRPCGRPGRGGPP from the coding sequence GTGACGGCCGTCGCCGGGGTGGCGCACAGCGCGTGGCGGTACCGGTGGGCCGTCCTCGGCATCGCCACCTTCACCCAGGCCGCGGCCGGGTTCTTCGTGCAGGGCATCGGGGCGCTGGGCATCCATCTGCAACGTGACCTGCACCTGAGCACGGCCCAGTTGGGTCTGCTGGTCTCGGCGGCGCAGCTGGTTCCGCTGGTCGGGCTGCTGGTGGCCGGGGAGCTGCTCGACCGGTGCGACGAGCGCTGGGTCGTCGGAGCGGGCGCCGCGGTGGTCGGCGCGGCGCTGCTCGCGGGAAGCGCCGCACCGGGATATGGGTCCCTGCTCCTCGTACTGCTGCTCGTCGGCGCGGGGTACAGCACCGTTCAGCCCGGCGGCAGCAAATCCGTCGCGTCGTGGTTCGACGCCTCCCAGCGGGGTCTGGCCATGGGCATCCGTCAGGCGGGGCTGCCGCTGGGCGCCGCGCTGGCCTCGGCGGCGCTGCCGTTCGTCGCCGGGGCCTTCGGCTGGCGGGCCACGCTGGTGACGGGCGGAGTCGTCGCGCTGCTGGGGGCCGGAGTCTTCATGGGCTTCTACCGCAGGCCGCCCGTCCCCGCCGCGCCCCGGGGCCACCGGCCTCGGGCCTCGCTCAGGGCGGAGCTCGGCGCACGTCTGCGGATGCTCCGCGAACCGGCCATGGTGCGGATCATGCTCTCCGGGTCGAGCCTGATCTCGGTGCAGTGCGGCGTGGGCATCCTGACGGTCCTTCACCTGCACGAGAGGGCGTCCGTCGGAGCCGGTCCCGCGGCGCTTGTCCTGGTGGCGGTGCAGGGCGCGGGCGTCGTCGGCCGTGTCGCCCTGGCGGCCTGGAGCGACCGCGGCGGTTCCGGGCGGTACGGATCGCTCGTCCTCTGCATGGCCGCCGTGCTCGCGGGGATGGCCGTCCTGATGACCCCGCCGGGCCGGTCGCCCGCGGTCGCCTGCTGCACGCTCGTCTGGCTCGGCTTCTTCGGCTTCGGCTGGTACGGCCCCTGGGTCGCCCACGTGAGCGAATCGGCTCCGCCGGACCGGACGGGCTTCGCCCTGGGCCTGGCCATGTCCGTCAACCAGATCGCCATCGTGGTGATGCCGCCGGTGCTCGGCCTGCTCAAGGACCTCACCGGCAGCTTCGTACCGGTCTGGGGGCTCCTGTCGGCGATGACCGCCGTCGCGCTGGCCGTCTCGGCCCGGGTGCGGCCGGGCAACCGGCCCCGCCCGTGTGGCCGACCCGGCCGCGGCGGTCCACCGTGA